A DNA window from Sylvia atricapilla isolate bSylAtr1 chromosome 6, bSylAtr1.pri, whole genome shotgun sequence contains the following coding sequences:
- the LOC136363081 gene encoding intestinal mucin-like protein codes for MVELHICREPNGMSRWPGEEWTKDCQECVCDRNTLKVKCTKHQCSLTQPVFCEEPGYMPVQIQIPEDPCCTRTECYCNTSLCPDITPQCLEGQEIITVMPPGNCCPILECRQGCVVNETYYAPGAAIPSGPCEECTCSESSRPHHPSVTCQPVICDTYCPLGYKYTVEPGQCCGTCKAAACVVTLGDNITHVLHEGEYWNPPGDNCTVYTCERHVDQFIQVIKEASCPAFNPDECNPDDVRLSDDGCCLVCQRIPKLCMKHNMTTVINYNGCVSPAPVEITYCEGSCDAYSRYSQTTNTMVHKCSCCQEIKTSKRKVTLTCSDGTFLDHSYTYVEKCSCVGAECITQDNTQQQTQQIKTSQEQANVKN; via the exons ATGGTAGAACTCCACA tctgCAGAGAACCGAATGGAATGTCCAGATGG cCAGGAGAAGAATGGACAAAAGATTGCCAAGAATGTGTCTGTGACAGAAACACTCTTAAGGTGAAATGTACAAAACACCAGTGTTCTCTGACACAGCCAGTATTTTGTGAAGAACCAGGTTACATGCCTGTTCAGATACAGATACCAGAAGATCCATGCTGTACTAGAACTGAGTGCT ACTGCAACACAAGCCTCTGCCCTGACATCACACCCCAGTGCTTAGAAGGACAGGAAATAATCACAGTAATGCCACCTGGAAACTGCTGTCCTATCCTTGAATGCA gacagggctgtgtaGTCAACGAAACCTATTATGCA CCTGGAGCTGCCATTCCATCAGGCCCCTGTGAGGAATGTACCTGCTCTGAATCCTCTAGACCGCACCACCCTAGTGTGACGTGCCAGCCTGTTATCTGTGACACATACTGCCCGCTG GGCTACAAATACACAGTGGAACCTGGACAGTGCTGTGGCACATGCAAGGCAGCGGCTTGTGTAGTGACTCTGGGAGACAACATTACACACGTGCTCCAT GAAGGAGAATACTGGAATCCACCTGGTGATAACTGTACTGTTTACACATGTGAAAGACATGTTGACCAGTTCATTCAAGTCATCAAAGAGGCAAGCTGTCCTGCCTTTAATCCAGATGAGTGTAATCCA GATGATGTCAGGTTATCTGACGATGGCTGCTGTCTGGTGTGCCAAAGAATACCGAAAC TTTGTATGAAGCACAATATGACCACTGTCATCAACTATAATGGCTGTGTCTCTCCTGCACCTGTTGAGATAACATACTGTGAAGGCAGCTGTGATGCTTATTCACG ATATTCTCAAACGACAAACACAATGGTGCACAAATGCTCGTGTTGTCAGGAAATCAAGACCAGCAAAAGAAAGGTGACACTGACGTGCAGTGATGGAACATTCCTTGATCACTCCTACACCTACGTGGAGAAATGCAGCTGTGTGGGTGCCGAGTGCATTACCCAAGACAACACCCAACAGCAGACACAGCAGATAAAGACCTCTCAGGAGCAAGCGAATGTCAAAAATTAG